The Allochromatium tepidum genome has a window encoding:
- a CDS encoding type II toxin-antitoxin system VapC family toxin, which yields MLAVDTNVVVRVVTNDDPAQSPRAIALFEQHSIFLSKTVLLETEWVLRFAYQLSRETIVSTLRKLIGLPQAEVEHIGVVVMALDWHEQGMDFADALHLAGSAQAMRFATFDEKLAKRARRLQTKEILVV from the coding sequence ATGCTGGCGGTTGACACGAACGTCGTGGTGCGGGTCGTCACCAATGACGACCCGGCGCAGAGCCCAAGGGCGATCGCCCTGTTCGAGCAACACAGCATTTTCCTCAGCAAGACCGTGCTGCTTGAGACGGAGTGGGTGCTGCGATTTGCCTATCAGCTCTCGCGTGAAACCATCGTGTCGACGCTGCGAAAGCTGATCGGTCTGCCACAGGCCGAAGTCGAACATATCGGGGTGGTGGTCATGGCGCTCGATTGGCATGAGCAAGGCATGGATTTCGCCGACGCACTCCATCTGGCCGGCAGTGCTCAAGCGATGCGGTTCGCCACCTTCGATGAGAAGCTGGCAAAACGCGCCCGAAGACTGCAAACGAAAGAGATCCTGGTGGTATGA
- a CDS encoding AbrB/MazE/SpoVT family DNA-binding domain-containing protein has product MVSYRIRPTGVSIAMETTRLSSKGQVILPKAIRDHYHWSTGTELEIETRPDGVVLRPRKPLASTSLDEVVGCTGYRGPAKSLDDMQEAIARGVREYHAGG; this is encoded by the coding sequence ATGGTTTCTTACCGCATTCGCCCAACAGGTGTCTCGATCGCGATGGAAACCACGCGCCTTTCCAGCAAGGGTCAGGTCATACTGCCCAAGGCCATTCGCGACCACTATCACTGGTCGACGGGCACGGAGCTCGAAATCGAAACACGGCCGGATGGTGTCGTCCTGCGACCCCGCAAGCCCCTTGCGTCGACGTCACTCGATGAAGTCGTGGGTTGCACCGGGTATCGAGGCCCGGCCAAGTCCCTGGATGACATGCAAGAGGCCATCGCCCGTGGAGTACGGGAATACCATGCTGGCGGTTGA